One Lacticaseibacillus rhamnosus genomic window carries:
- a CDS encoding Cof-type HAD-IIB family hydrolase, with amino-acid sequence MTQYLIVSDIDGTLTANHHDVTEKTTQAIANAVTAGAAFYVATGRMHALAEVVAHQFQPYANIIASNGAVYDFSGERVHHTLGAAALTAVEEVATDLGLNALYFSDDTVYFTGTLPPAIEAAARRFAPSSVAIEVVALPSAAALLTHAATITNGIIFGPSDSQALAAGKTALEARNVLHVSASEHTNLELIPKHIDKANAVRELQAKTGIDAAHTIAFGDGLNDLGMLQAAGISVAMGNAVPEVKRVARYVTDTNVDDGVANFLTDFFEK; translated from the coding sequence ATGACGCAATATTTAATCGTCAGCGATATTGACGGGACATTGACTGCCAATCATCATGACGTGACCGAAAAGACAACGCAGGCAATTGCCAATGCAGTGACAGCCGGAGCAGCGTTTTACGTTGCGACTGGGCGCATGCATGCACTGGCAGAAGTGGTAGCCCATCAATTTCAACCTTATGCCAACATTATTGCGTCAAATGGTGCGGTTTATGACTTTTCCGGTGAGCGGGTCCATCATACGTTGGGTGCAGCGGCGTTGACTGCGGTTGAAGAAGTGGCAACCGATCTTGGACTCAATGCGTTGTATTTCAGCGATGACACGGTTTATTTCACCGGGACCTTGCCGCCAGCGATTGAAGCAGCAGCACGGCGGTTTGCACCGAGTTCAGTCGCGATCGAGGTGGTTGCTTTACCGTCAGCAGCGGCATTATTAACCCACGCCGCAACGATCACGAATGGCATTATTTTCGGACCGAGTGACTCACAGGCATTGGCAGCTGGCAAGACCGCATTAGAGGCACGCAACGTTTTGCATGTCTCTGCGTCTGAACACACGAATCTGGAATTGATTCCTAAGCACATTGACAAAGCCAATGCCGTGCGTGAATTACAGGCGAAAACCGGCATTGACGCTGCGCACACGATTGCTTTTGGCGATGGTTTGAACGACTTAGGGATGTTGCAAGCTGCCGGGATCAGTGTCGCAATGGGTAATGCTGTGCCTGAAGTGAAACGCGTTGCTCGGTATGTCACTGATACTAATGTGGATGACGGCGTGGCAAACTTTTTAACGGATTTCTTTGAGAAGTGA
- a CDS encoding excinuclease ABC subunit UvrA: MAIPDHISVRGAYVNNLKHLNVDIPLNKLVAITGRSGSGKSSLAMGVLYAEGMRRYMSALSTYTRRRLGQTSPAAADSVKHIPSAIALRQRPVVPGIRSTVGTATEALNVIRLIFSRLGSPVCPNGHRVPPTLDIAKAMDLPNDGESGMGMITCPTCGVHFMAFAAEDFAFNSTGACPTCGGTGQARTLAANRLIPDPTLTIRQGAVASWRLPGRNFMPYVAQAIGIDIDTPFQDLPEDQQEQVWHGQRKKYAINIPSKTGKIFHMDHAQYENAFNAVEDSLATTKNERAIERLNRFYEFGVCPTCHGSRFAPKLLAQHLVDQNIAQVSDMTLTQLTDFIPKIYQWLPANMQALAHDIIKELTQLLKPIMDLGLSYLTLSRAAASLSTGELQRIQLSRTLRTETTGVLYVLDEPSIGLHAANVAGLLEVMHGLVDQGNSLVVVDHNTAIINAADQIIEIGPGAGADGGQILDQGSPAEISHDANSLIAPFLTGKTPLIVRPQAGSAAIAKAKQLQLTVTNRFNLHHLNVQFPINCFSVVSGFSGAGKSTLIFDALVPALSATKDQPAPTFVRNLKTGGIRHVVAIDATPVGKNVRSTVATYTDILDHLRHLFASLPAAKDKQYTSSHFSYNVKAGACPTCGGTGVINLDIQYLPDMQQTCPTCHGRRYNPEVLKIKWHERSIADLLDLDVDTALTVFKDEPTIVHTLQTLHDMGLGYLHLGESTPTLSGGEAQRLKLVAHMGRSQKDTLFVFDEPSVGLHPLDVQTLVAVFQRLLQTGATVIAIEHDLDVIANADYVLDLGPKGGAEGGHVIAAGTPQAIAKQGHGETAKYLAAHLAAFHVD, encoded by the coding sequence ATGGCAATTCCAGATCATATCAGTGTTCGGGGCGCGTATGTGAATAATTTGAAACATCTCAACGTCGATATTCCCTTAAATAAGCTCGTTGCGATCACCGGCCGATCCGGTTCCGGTAAAAGCTCGCTGGCAATGGGCGTGCTGTACGCAGAAGGCATGCGCCGCTACATGAGTGCGCTGTCCACTTATACTCGCCGACGCTTAGGCCAAACCAGCCCGGCTGCGGCAGATTCGGTCAAACATATTCCCAGTGCCATTGCGCTCAGACAGCGGCCTGTTGTTCCGGGAATTCGCTCAACAGTCGGCACCGCAACTGAAGCCCTCAACGTTATTCGCCTCATATTTTCGCGTCTGGGCTCCCCTGTTTGTCCCAATGGTCACCGCGTTCCGCCGACACTTGATATTGCCAAAGCGATGGATCTGCCTAATGATGGCGAAAGCGGCATGGGGATGATCACCTGTCCCACATGCGGTGTCCACTTTATGGCATTTGCGGCTGAAGATTTTGCTTTTAACTCGACCGGTGCCTGCCCAACCTGTGGCGGTACGGGGCAGGCGCGGACGCTCGCGGCCAATCGCCTCATCCCTGATCCAACTTTGACCATTCGCCAAGGCGCCGTAGCATCATGGCGGCTTCCGGGACGTAACTTCATGCCTTATGTGGCTCAAGCAATCGGTATTGACATTGACACGCCTTTTCAAGACTTACCCGAAGACCAGCAAGAACAGGTGTGGCACGGCCAGCGTAAAAAGTACGCGATCAACATTCCAAGCAAAACCGGCAAGATTTTTCACATGGATCACGCCCAATATGAAAATGCTTTTAATGCCGTTGAAGATTCGCTAGCCACCACCAAAAACGAACGGGCAATTGAACGGTTAAATCGCTTCTATGAATTCGGCGTTTGTCCGACCTGCCACGGCAGCCGATTCGCACCCAAACTGTTAGCCCAGCATCTGGTCGATCAAAATATCGCTCAAGTCAGCGACATGACGCTCACGCAGCTAACTGACTTTATTCCGAAAATTTACCAGTGGCTGCCAGCTAACATGCAAGCCTTGGCGCACGATATTATCAAAGAGCTGACCCAACTGCTCAAGCCGATCATGGATCTAGGCTTAAGTTATCTCACGTTGAGTCGGGCCGCTGCTTCGCTTTCAACCGGCGAATTGCAACGTATTCAGCTTAGCCGCACCTTGCGCACCGAAACAACCGGCGTTCTCTATGTCCTTGATGAGCCTTCCATCGGTTTGCACGCTGCCAATGTCGCCGGTTTATTGGAAGTCATGCATGGTTTGGTCGATCAAGGCAATTCGTTAGTCGTCGTCGATCACAACACCGCCATCATCAATGCCGCCGATCAAATCATCGAAATCGGACCCGGTGCCGGAGCTGACGGTGGCCAGATTCTTGATCAAGGCAGCCCGGCTGAAATTAGTCACGATGCCAATTCGCTAATCGCACCGTTTTTAACTGGCAAAACGCCTTTAATCGTCCGTCCGCAAGCCGGCAGTGCGGCCATTGCCAAGGCCAAGCAGTTGCAGCTCACGGTCACGAATCGGTTTAATCTTCATCATCTGAACGTCCAATTTCCGATTAATTGTTTCTCGGTGGTGTCCGGGTTCTCCGGTGCGGGCAAGTCCACCTTGATTTTCGATGCGCTAGTGCCGGCACTTTCCGCAACCAAAGATCAGCCTGCTCCCACGTTTGTTCGCAATCTAAAAACCGGTGGCATTCGCCATGTGGTCGCCATTGATGCAACGCCGGTTGGCAAAAATGTCCGCTCGACGGTTGCCACCTACACCGATATCCTGGATCATTTGCGGCATCTTTTCGCCAGCTTACCTGCTGCTAAGGACAAACAATATACCAGCAGCCATTTTTCTTACAATGTCAAAGCCGGCGCCTGCCCAACCTGTGGCGGCACCGGGGTTATCAATCTGGACATCCAGTATCTACCGGATATGCAACAAACCTGCCCCACCTGCCACGGCCGACGTTACAATCCAGAAGTGCTGAAAATCAAATGGCACGAGCGGAGCATTGCGGATTTGCTTGACCTCGATGTGGACACAGCACTCACCGTTTTCAAGGACGAACCGACCATCGTCCACACCTTACAAACCTTGCACGATATGGGTCTGGGCTATTTGCATCTTGGCGAAAGCACGCCGACGTTATCCGGTGGTGAAGCGCAACGGCTCAAACTTGTTGCCCACATGGGACGCTCGCAAAAAGACACGCTTTTTGTCTTCGATGAGCCTTCTGTCGGCCTGCATCCGCTTGATGTTCAGACCCTAGTGGCGGTGTTCCAGCGACTGTTGCAAACCGGCGCCACCGTCATTGCCATTGAGCACGACTTAGATGTCATTGCCAACGCTGATTACGTCTTGGACCTCGGACCAAAAGGCGGTGCAGAAGGCGGACACGTCATAGCAGCCGGCACGCCGCAAGCCATTGCCAAACAAGGTCATGGAGAAACGGCAAAATATTTGGCGGCGCATCTTGCTGCTTTTCATGTGGATTGA
- a CDS encoding aldo/keto reductase: MYHAAADRYEKMPVRHAGKTGLMLPVISLGLWQHYGNLDPFGPRRSVILDAFDRGVFHFDVANHYGNGDREPGFGSSERLLGQILATDLKPYRDELVISTKVGYEIHPGPYGVGTSRKAVIQGLNDSLKRLQLDYVDIYYAHRFDDTVALEETVNALDQTVRDGKALYIGISNYDTKQTKEAIAMFKDLHTPFVLNQYSYNMFNRTAETSGLIDALKADGAGLIAYGPLSEGLLSDRYLKGIPDTFKIHPTNKATFAKGKEAVVKQLNALNEIAHDRDQTLSQMALAWLLRDPVVTSVIIGTTSVEHLQDNLKATEHLTFTAEEIQQIDDILNA, from the coding sequence ATGTATCATGCAGCAGCTGATCGTTATGAGAAAATGCCGGTTCGCCATGCCGGTAAGACAGGGTTGATGTTGCCGGTTATTTCGTTGGGATTGTGGCAGCATTATGGCAACTTGGATCCATTTGGCCCGCGACGCTCGGTGATTTTGGATGCGTTTGATCGTGGCGTTTTTCATTTTGATGTCGCTAATCATTATGGTAATGGTGATCGTGAACCGGGATTTGGCTCTAGTGAAAGGTTACTGGGGCAGATTCTGGCCACGGATTTAAAACCGTATCGAGACGAATTGGTGATTAGTACCAAGGTGGGTTATGAGATTCACCCTGGTCCGTACGGTGTCGGGACGTCGCGTAAAGCAGTTATTCAAGGCTTGAATGATTCACTCAAGCGCTTGCAGTTAGATTATGTCGATATTTACTATGCCCACCGATTTGACGATACCGTGGCCTTGGAAGAGACGGTTAATGCACTGGATCAAACGGTGCGTGACGGTAAGGCATTGTATATTGGCATTTCCAACTATGATACGAAGCAGACCAAAGAAGCAATTGCGATGTTTAAAGATCTGCACACGCCTTTTGTACTGAATCAATACAGTTACAACATGTTTAATCGCACCGCTGAAACGTCCGGCTTGATCGATGCATTAAAAGCTGATGGTGCCGGGTTGATTGCATACGGACCGTTATCAGAAGGCTTGTTATCAGATCGCTACCTAAAGGGAATTCCGGATACTTTCAAAATCCATCCAACCAACAAGGCCACTTTTGCTAAGGGCAAAGAGGCTGTGGTTAAGCAACTAAATGCGCTTAATGAAATTGCACATGATCGCGACCAGACCCTGAGTCAAATGGCCTTGGCGTGGTTGTTACGGGATCCGGTTGTCACAAGTGTGATCATTGGGACGACCTCAGTTGAACACCTTCAGGATAACCTTAAAGCAACGGAACATCTGACCTTTACTGCTGAAGAGATTCAACAAATTGATGATATTTTAAATGCTTAG
- a CDS encoding MarR family transcriptional regulator: MKKQYLSASQSVNQFNRLFSPVSTADIPLNQQNLLFWMATDSTPRTPTNLAKEMHVTKAAITKASGPLLERGLLDKQPDPEDCRSFKLVLSEAGEKAVEDLGPEYLGNLERLYNELGEKKYLKLIKLLSQATGVTVKE, translated from the coding sequence ATGAAAAAGCAATATTTGTCGGCCAGCCAGTCGGTCAACCAATTTAATCGGCTTTTTTCACCGGTGTCAACGGCTGACATTCCATTGAATCAACAAAATCTGCTCTTTTGGATGGCGACCGATTCGACACCTCGAACACCAACGAATCTGGCCAAAGAAATGCACGTCACCAAGGCTGCCATTACCAAAGCAAGCGGTCCACTGCTCGAACGCGGCCTGCTCGACAAGCAACCCGATCCCGAAGACTGCCGTAGTTTCAAACTCGTGCTGAGTGAAGCCGGCGAAAAGGCTGTCGAAGACTTGGGACCGGAATATTTAGGCAATCTCGAGCGTCTGTACAATGAGTTAGGTGAAAAGAAATACCTCAAACTCATCAAACTGCTCAGCCAAGCAACCGGCGTCACGGTAAAAGAATAG
- a CDS encoding YoaK family protein — protein MQTTTYPIHERLLIGTLLTAAAGSFDAYTYLLHGEVFAGLQTGNVILLGVHLGQGQWHTAIRYLVPILAFMFGTMAARALQLHASHRPQLLAEQRWILRYEIVWLLVVSLLGKWLPDLLASAIVSVIAAAQLQEFRRLKGGPFTSLMMTGNLRTAAQSLYDGFIRGQQKGRASAATVGTIILSFALGAGVTGILTHAIGTYALAGATLVLILIDLLLWRDQKTLPQSTV, from the coding sequence ATGCAAACCACCACTTACCCCATTCACGAACGCCTGCTCATCGGCACCTTGCTCACTGCTGCTGCCGGCAGTTTTGATGCGTATACCTACTTGTTGCACGGTGAAGTCTTTGCGGGCTTACAAACCGGTAACGTTATTTTGCTCGGCGTCCATCTTGGCCAAGGACAGTGGCACACGGCAATTCGCTATCTAGTACCCATTCTCGCCTTTATGTTTGGCACCATGGCTGCACGCGCCTTGCAGCTACACGCCAGTCATCGCCCCCAACTGCTTGCCGAACAGCGATGGATCCTCCGTTACGAAATTGTATGGCTTTTGGTGGTCAGCCTCCTGGGGAAGTGGCTGCCGGATTTGTTGGCCAGCGCTATCGTTTCAGTGATTGCGGCTGCCCAGCTACAAGAGTTCCGCCGCTTAAAAGGTGGTCCGTTCACGTCACTGATGATGACCGGTAATTTACGCACCGCCGCGCAGAGCCTGTATGACGGCTTTATTCGCGGACAACAAAAAGGCCGCGCATCCGCAGCCACTGTTGGTACGATCATCTTGAGTTTTGCCCTTGGTGCCGGGGTCACGGGTATCCTGACCCATGCTATCGGCACCTACGCCTTAGCTGGGGCTACGCTGGTGTTGATTCTGATTGATCTATTGCTTTGGCGCGATCAGAAAACATTGCCGCAAAGTACGGTTTAA
- a CDS encoding CPBP family intramembrane glutamic endopeptidase, which yields MQILRSIIQIFGVIVGFLFYSLAELALVRSELTWGMVGAIAAFIIAFGALIAALMVCYRRLYRQQSPLKVAHPVAVVLQGIGLLLLIQVTNSLIMQLTHAPLAANQSNLIKLVHTYPWGIKLLAVVGGPIVEEYLFRGLLMNSFGSLQKRSWQWVSVLVSAFAFGFAHVAGSRIDYNIFIYAALGAVLAWTYLRTRDMRYSIGLHILNNATILLV from the coding sequence TTGCAAATCCTCCGTTCCATCATTCAAATTTTTGGCGTTATTGTCGGTTTCTTGTTCTACTCTCTGGCCGAACTTGCACTTGTTCGCAGCGAACTAACTTGGGGGATGGTCGGTGCGATCGCGGCGTTTATCATTGCATTTGGGGCATTGATTGCCGCCTTGATGGTTTGTTACCGGCGCTTATATCGCCAGCAATCGCCTTTAAAAGTTGCCCATCCCGTTGCGGTCGTCTTGCAAGGCATCGGCTTACTGCTTTTGATTCAGGTGACGAATTCACTCATTATGCAGTTAACCCATGCACCCCTGGCAGCAAATCAGAGTAATTTGATTAAGCTGGTTCACACGTATCCATGGGGAATTAAGTTGCTGGCGGTCGTCGGTGGTCCCATTGTCGAAGAATATTTATTCCGTGGTCTTTTGATGAATAGCTTTGGCTCATTGCAGAAACGTTCCTGGCAGTGGGTTAGCGTGTTGGTGAGTGCATTTGCATTTGGCTTTGCCCATGTGGCGGGGTCGCGCATTGACTACAATATTTTTATTTATGCCGCACTTGGCGCTGTCTTAGCCTGGACCTACCTGCGTACGCGGGACATGCGCTATTCAATCGGTTTGCACATACTGAATAATGCGACGATTTTATTGGTTTAA
- a CDS encoding ArsR/SmtB family transcription factor, translating into MAKELPNITKIAVALSNHSKMLVLDSLMDKRGHTLLEIAREANIQPQTASYHLQNFINNGWVKMEKSGRFHYFFLVSDQVAALIEQFSPLSPSASTHTLTRALKVDKMRTFRSCYDHMAGKIGVLITDQLLADHLISEEPQAYQVTPDGLNFFEKGLNIDLETVQKKKRLFTVKCLDWSERKHHLGGALGNAIFDAFSKQAFVERDPNTKRALYLTAEGKYFLHTELNCQFE; encoded by the coding sequence ATGGCAAAAGAATTACCTAACATCACCAAGATTGCAGTCGCTTTGTCCAATCACTCAAAAATGCTAGTTTTAGACAGTCTCATGGATAAACGCGGTCACACACTTCTAGAAATAGCCCGCGAAGCCAACATTCAACCTCAAACCGCCAGTTATCACTTACAGAACTTCATTAACAACGGTTGGGTTAAAATGGAAAAATCCGGCCGTTTTCACTATTTCTTCTTAGTGAGTGATCAGGTTGCCGCACTCATCGAACAATTCAGTCCACTTTCACCATCAGCGTCAACCCATACCTTAACCAGAGCCCTTAAGGTTGATAAAATGCGGACTTTCCGTTCTTGCTACGACCATATGGCGGGAAAAATAGGCGTTTTGATTACCGATCAACTCTTGGCTGATCACCTCATTAGCGAAGAACCTCAAGCATATCAAGTCACGCCGGATGGTCTGAACTTCTTTGAAAAGGGTTTGAATATTGATCTTGAAACCGTCCAAAAAAAGAAACGTCTCTTTACCGTTAAATGTCTGGACTGGAGCGAACGAAAACATCATCTCGGCGGTGCCTTGGGTAATGCCATTTTTGATGCATTTTCAAAGCAAGCTTTTGTTGAACGTGATCCCAACACCAAACGAGCGCTTTATCTGACGGCAGAAGGAAAGTATTTTCTACACACTGAATTGAACTGCCAATTTGAATAA
- a CDS encoding ABC transporter ATP-binding protein — translation MTFRQYLFRLKWRFGVFILMYGLEISALTAVSIFTGNMITALTQFKVNAFVTAAIVMVVATIFQLVMQTLTNIYQVSLQRRLNNDIRTEITKSIAAMPFEQYHARSDAVYTSWMTNDVNTINTQGLRNVGYLIQASWQVVLSIFVLLTYQASLFATTLVCAVLLITVPMIYRKKLSAAAAKWSQENEKLTNRITDILEGFNTLFMANRRHVMVDRVFHASNAAGHAQVGYIQFNMATQFLINLVNLGSQLFLLIQAGLLAYNRVIPVGAVVTIHSVAGTTFSGLTLMSFALTTVKSVAPIFDKFAKAIPSPQKPKEPVNGLEEGIHLQDVTFTYPHRKEPVLKDVTMTLTAGKKIAIVGPSGHGKTTLLRLISDVLADYQGQITWDAQNYQKLDPRSLRDQITYIDQAPYIFNDTIRFNLTLGQQVADDVLQHAIEAARLTTFMAQQEQGLDTVLEHNGADLSGGQKQRIALARGLIRQSHVIISDEGTAALDPKSGLAIEKLLVSLPKTTLIMVTHNLRPEIKDQLDQIVTV, via the coding sequence GTGACGTTTCGACAATATCTTTTCCGGCTTAAGTGGCGGTTTGGCGTGTTTATCCTGATGTATGGACTTGAAATTTCTGCGCTGACTGCTGTGTCAATTTTTACTGGGAATATGATTACTGCGTTGACCCAGTTTAAAGTAAATGCCTTTGTGACTGCTGCGATTGTGATGGTGGTAGCGACTATCTTTCAACTGGTGATGCAGACGCTGACCAATATTTATCAGGTGTCACTACAACGGCGGCTCAATAATGACATTCGTACCGAAATAACGAAGAGCATTGCTGCGATGCCGTTTGAACAGTACCATGCGCGGTCGGATGCGGTGTATACCTCGTGGATGACCAACGATGTCAATACGATTAATACCCAGGGACTGCGCAATGTTGGCTATCTCATTCAGGCGAGCTGGCAAGTTGTGCTTAGTATCTTTGTGCTATTGACCTATCAAGCATCGTTATTTGCCACCACCTTGGTTTGTGCAGTGCTATTGATCACGGTTCCGATGATTTATCGTAAAAAGCTAAGCGCTGCGGCGGCAAAATGGAGTCAGGAAAACGAGAAACTGACTAATCGAATTACGGATATTCTTGAAGGCTTCAATACCTTATTTATGGCGAATCGCCGTCACGTCATGGTGGATCGGGTGTTTCATGCATCGAATGCGGCCGGGCACGCACAAGTTGGGTATATTCAATTCAATATGGCCACGCAATTCTTGATTAATTTGGTGAATCTAGGCAGTCAACTTTTCCTGCTGATCCAAGCCGGATTGCTGGCATATAACCGCGTGATTCCGGTTGGGGCGGTTGTCACAATTCATTCAGTGGCCGGGACGACTTTTAGTGGCTTAACCTTGATGAGTTTTGCCCTGACCACGGTTAAATCAGTCGCACCGATTTTTGATAAGTTTGCCAAGGCGATTCCATCACCGCAAAAACCGAAAGAGCCAGTTAATGGTTTGGAAGAAGGCATTCATCTGCAGGATGTCACTTTCACCTATCCGCATCGCAAGGAGCCGGTACTTAAGGATGTGACGATGACGTTGACGGCAGGTAAGAAAATTGCCATTGTCGGACCATCCGGCCATGGGAAAACCACCTTGTTGCGACTGATTAGCGATGTGCTAGCCGATTATCAAGGGCAAATCACGTGGGACGCCCAAAACTATCAGAAGCTTGATCCGCGCTCTTTGCGGGATCAGATTACCTATATTGATCAGGCACCTTATATCTTCAACGACACCATTCGCTTTAACTTGACGCTGGGACAGCAGGTGGCTGATGATGTGTTGCAGCATGCGATTGAAGCTGCGCGGCTGACAACGTTTATGGCGCAACAGGAACAGGGACTTGATACGGTTTTGGAACATAATGGGGCAGACTTGTCAGGCGGTCAAAAACAGCGAATTGCCTTGGCGCGCGGCCTCATTCGCCAAAGCCACGTCATCATCAGTGATGAAGGCACGGCGGCACTTGATCCTAAGTCAGGACTCGCCATCGAAAAATTACTGGTATCGTTGCCCAAGACCACACTGATCATGGTGACCCATAACCTTCGTCCGGAGATTAAAGATCAGCTTGACCAGATTGTAACGGTTTGA
- a CDS encoding ABC transporter permease, with protein sequence MNKLKIKGIGHVIYRDWMSFKKLFKISIFPNLFDPILYLVAMGLGLGSFVGQVDGMPYLKFITLGLIAGTAMNASNNESTVNAYIQMHLDKTYYEMSTGPISLPDIIVGQAIWAGIRSVIFGTLFMLVALLMGTISSFWAMLIPMVLFITGTLFGFLGLAFTLMAPSRDYLNYYTMLVIQPMFMFSNTFFPLSHVASWLKQVGWFSPLTHAVGLIRGLADGNLSGQLANLVWLFVVLLIIALIPINLVEKKLVY encoded by the coding sequence TTGAACAAACTCAAGATTAAAGGCATCGGTCATGTGATCTATCGTGATTGGATGAGCTTCAAGAAGTTGTTTAAAATCTCTATTTTTCCTAATCTGTTTGATCCGATCCTGTATTTAGTAGCGATGGGTTTGGGTTTAGGCAGTTTTGTTGGCCAAGTAGACGGGATGCCTTACTTGAAGTTTATTACGTTAGGCTTGATTGCTGGGACGGCGATGAACGCATCCAACAATGAGAGCACGGTTAATGCCTATATCCAGATGCATTTAGACAAAACATATTATGAAATGAGCACCGGTCCGATCAGCCTGCCGGATATCATTGTCGGTCAAGCTATTTGGGCCGGTATCCGGAGCGTCATCTTCGGGACACTATTTATGCTAGTGGCGCTACTGATGGGAACCATTAGCAGTTTTTGGGCAATGTTAATTCCAATGGTTTTGTTTATTACGGGTACCCTGTTTGGATTCTTGGGACTGGCTTTCACACTGATGGCACCTAGCAGAGATTATCTGAACTATTACACGATGTTGGTTATTCAACCCATGTTTATGTTTTCCAACACGTTTTTCCCGTTGAGTCATGTGGCCAGCTGGTTGAAACAGGTTGGCTGGTTTTCGCCGTTAACCCATGCGGTGGGCCTAATTCGCGGATTAGCTGATGGTAATTTGAGTGGTCAATTGGCTAATCTGGTTTGGTTGTTCGTTGTATTGTTAATAATTGC
- a CDS encoding HD domain-containing protein, translating into MIDWQILTEYAKKVSSQDHSGHGFDHIERVVANAKQLVAKTAGVDATVVVAAATMHDTYDDKLVADVGAAKAAAQQAMAAAGLTQVQIQAVTEIIDHMSFKANLGKHQPLSVAGQLVQDADRLDAIGAIGIGRAFMYAGAHGGRMHDPALAPRTTLTASSYRGKDSTVINHFYEKLLKLKDQLNTSAAKQLAEHRQQVMLSFLDEFKAEWQGER; encoded by the coding sequence GTGATTGACTGGCAAATATTGACGGAATATGCGAAAAAAGTTTCATCGCAGGATCATAGCGGGCATGGCTTCGATCATATTGAACGGGTGGTGGCGAATGCAAAACAACTAGTAGCCAAAACAGCAGGCGTTGATGCAACGGTTGTCGTGGCTGCGGCAACCATGCATGATACTTATGACGATAAGTTGGTGGCAGATGTCGGCGCAGCAAAAGCAGCCGCCCAGCAAGCGATGGCCGCGGCCGGGTTGACGCAGGTGCAGATTCAGGCAGTGACAGAAATTATTGACCACATGTCGTTCAAAGCAAATTTAGGCAAGCATCAACCGTTATCAGTGGCAGGACAGTTGGTGCAAGATGCGGATCGGTTGGACGCGATTGGTGCGATCGGAATCGGGCGCGCGTTTATGTACGCCGGTGCGCATGGTGGTCGCATGCACGATCCGGCACTGGCACCAAGAACGACCCTGACCGCAAGCAGCTACCGGGGAAAAGACAGCACGGTTATCAATCACTTTTATGAAAAGCTGTTGAAGTTAAAGGATCAGCTCAATACATCGGCAGCCAAACAGCTTGCTGAGCATCGGCAGCAAGTGATGCTGTCATTTTTGGACGAATTTAAAGCAGAGTGGCAGGGGGAACGCTAA
- a CDS encoding ABC transporter ATP-binding protein: MKILQVEKVVKRYGNFEAVKGISLSLDRGKTLAVLGPNGAGKSTTLKMIYATTAITSGKIFINGIDIVKQPRLAKRTIGVVMQDDLLDTTLTVKENMIAHGILFDLTVKVAAEKAEQLLKFVGLSHYQNKATTSLSGGMRRRLVLARALINDPKLIILDEPTTGLDIQSRHVFWHRINDLKKRGVSILLTSHYVDEIEALADNVMIVDHGVALAEAPVKELPLKYGYATLEEAYLKMTNFDEGREDIEQTQD, encoded by the coding sequence GTGAAAATTTTACAGGTTGAAAAAGTAGTTAAGCGTTATGGAAACTTTGAGGCAGTTAAAGGCATTTCACTGTCCTTGGATCGCGGGAAAACGTTAGCTGTCTTGGGACCTAATGGCGCTGGTAAATCGACAACTTTAAAAATGATTTATGCGACGACCGCCATTACTTCCGGGAAAATTTTTATCAACGGGATCGATATTGTTAAACAACCTCGATTAGCTAAAAGGACGATTGGGGTGGTTATGCAAGATGACTTACTGGACACAACGCTGACCGTTAAAGAAAATATGATCGCTCATGGTATCTTATTTGATTTAACGGTTAAAGTGGCTGCTGAAAAAGCCGAGCAATTGTTAAAGTTTGTTGGGTTGTCTCATTACCAAAATAAAGCAACAACCAGTCTGTCAGGAGGGATGCGTCGCCGCTTAGTCTTGGCGCGGGCGCTTATCAATGATCCTAAACTGATCATTCTAGATGAACCCACCACTGGGCTTGATATTCAATCAAGACATGTCTTTTGGCACCGAATCAATGATTTAAAAAAACGCGGCGTTTCCATTTTACTCACGTCGCATTATGTTGATGAAATCGAGGCGTTGGCGGACAACGTTATGATTGTTGATCATGGCGTTGCTTTAGCAGAAGCTCCTGTTAAAGAACTTCCGCTAAAGTATGGTTATGCCACGCTGGAAGAGGCTTACTTGAAAATGACAAATTTTGATGAGGGGCGGGAAGATATTGAACAAACTCAAGATTAA